One genomic region from Actinomycetota bacterium encodes:
- the clpS gene encoding ATP-dependent Clp protease adapter ClpS, which produces MAVSPLAPIKTDDPSNEEDIKPDRPWIVLVWNDPINLMSYVTMVFQKLFGYSLEKATALMLDVHQKGRAVVSSGPREKAEFDVSRLHAHGLWATMQHDV; this is translated from the coding sequence GTGGCGGTTTCGCCGCTTGCACCCATCAAGACCGACGACCCCTCCAACGAGGAGGACATCAAGCCGGACCGGCCGTGGATCGTGCTCGTCTGGAACGACCCGATCAACCTGATGTCGTACGTGACGATGGTCTTTCAAAAGCTGTTCGGCTACTCGCTGGAGAAGGCGACCGCGCTCATGCTCGACGTCCACCAGAAGGGCCGGGCGGTGGTCAGCAGCGGACCTCGCGAGAAGGCCGAGTTCGACGTCTCCCGGCTGCACGCCCACGGGCTGTGGGCGACAATGCAGCACGATGTCTGA
- a CDS encoding DUF2017 family protein produces MSDDPFEDDTSEEDPFADYPEPRPRIARLGPGRFALEIPKPERRLLRNLLPDLGYLVETRDPDTKRLFPAAYHDDPEKEAEYQRLMAGDLAAGRLAAIETVEKTIDEPEIDLPALERWMEAINSLRLVLGTRLEVGEDLPMLEVDDPDAPAYAVYEYLGWLMEQAVRAMSEDLAQF; encoded by the coding sequence ATGTCTGACGACCCCTTCGAGGACGACACATCTGAAGAAGACCCTTTTGCGGACTACCCGGAACCCCGCCCCCGGATAGCCCGCTTGGGGCCCGGCCGGTTTGCGTTGGAGATCCCCAAGCCGGAGCGCCGTCTGCTCCGCAACCTGCTGCCCGACCTCGGCTACCTGGTGGAGACCCGGGACCCCGACACCAAGCGGCTGTTCCCCGCCGCCTACCACGACGACCCGGAGAAGGAAGCCGAGTACCAGCGCCTGATGGCCGGCGACCTGGCGGCCGGCCGCCTCGCGGCAATTGAAACCGTCGAGAAGACGATCGACGAGCCGGAGATCGACCTGCCGGCTCTGGAGCGCTGGATGGAGGCGATCAACAGCCTGCGCCTGGTCCTGGGCACCCGCCTGGAGGTCGGCGAGGACCTGCCGATGCTGGAAGTAGACGACCCGGACGCCCCCGCCTACGCGGTGTACGAGTACCTGGGGTGGCTAATGGAACAGGCGGTGCGGGCGATGAGCGAGGACCTCGCCCAGTTCTAG